DNA from Micromonospora nigra:
TGCGCCGCCGGCCTCGCCACGCTGCGGCTCGCCGACGAGGCGGTCTACCGCCGGCTCGACGACACGGCCGCCGTCGTGGGCAAGCTGGCGTCCGACGCGCTGGCCGCCGCCGGGGTGCCGCACCGGCTGTCGTACGCGGGCAGCATGTTCTCGATCTTCTTCACGGACGCCGACGTCGTGGACTACGACAGCGCCCGCACCCAGCAGGTGCCCGCGTTCAAGGCGTTCTTCCACGCGATGCTCGCCGCCGGGGTCTACCTGCCGCCGAGCGCGTTCGAGTCGTGGTTCGTGTCGGCGGCACTCGACGACGCCGCACTGGAACAGATCGCCGCCGCCCTGCCCGGGGCGGCCAACGCGGCGGCTGCGGCAGGCAACGGGGGGTTGCGGTGAGCGCGAGGAGTGAGCCGGGCCTGCGAGCCCCGCAGTCGCGAACAAAGGGGGCGCAGCGGTGAGCGATACGGTGGTCCACGTGCTGCGGCACGGCGAGGTGCACAACCCGGACAGCATTCTCTACGGCCGGCTGCCCGGTTTCCGTCTCAGCGAGTTGGGCGTGCAGATGGCCAAGGCCGCTGCCCAGGGCCTGGCCGAGCGGGAGGTGGTGCACGTCGTTGCCAGCCCGCTGGAACGCGCCCAGCAGACCGCCGAGCCCATCGCCGCCCAGTTCGGGCTGCCCGTCGGAGAGGACGAGCGGCTGATCGAGAGCGCCAACTGGTTCGAGGGCAAGAAGGTCTCACCCGGTGACGGCTCGTTCCGCGACCCGCGTAACTGGTGGGTGTTGCGCGACCCGGTGACCCCCAGTTGGGGCGAGGCCTACCGGGCCATCGCCGAGCGGATGTTCGCCGCGCTGCACGCCGCGCGGATCGCCGCCGAGGGCCGCGAGGCGGTGCTCGTCTCCCACCAGCTGCCCATCTGGACCCTGCGGCGGTATGTGGAGCGGAAGCGGCTCTGGCACGATCCGCGCAAGCGTCAGTGCGGCCTGGCGAGCCTCACCTCGTTCCACTTCGACGGCGCGAAGGTGGTCGGCATCGGCTACTCGGAGCCGGCCGCGCACCTGATCGCGATGTCGCCGACAGCCCGGACGGCCAAGGGGGCCTGATGGACGCCCGGAGGTGGACCGCCGGTCTGCTCGCCGCCGTGACCGCCACGGTGGCCCTGACCGCCTGTTCCTCGGACGGGGAGGCGGGCTGCGCGAGTGAGGCCGGCATGGTGCAGTGCGCGCCCGACGAGCGTGGTGACGCTCCGACGATCGCCGGTGAGCTGCTCACCGGCGGCCGGTACGACGTCGCCGCCCAGCGCGGCCAGGTGGTCGTGGTGAACTTCTGGGGTTCGTGGTGTGCGCCCTGCCGGGCCGAGGCCGACGACCTGGAGGCCACCTACCAGGCCACCCGGGGTTCCGGGGTGACCTTCCTCGGCATCAACGTGCAGGACAGCAGGGACAAGGCGATCGCCTTCGAGGAGGGCCGGGTGACGTACCCGAGCATCTTCGACCCGGCGAGTCGCCTCGCCCTGGCCCTGGACATCCCGCCGAACAGCATCCCGGCGACCGTCGTGCTCGACCGGGACGGGCGCATCGCCACCGTCATCCGGGCTGCGGTCACCCGGGACGATCTCCAACCCATCGTCGAGCGGGTCGCCGCGGAGTCAGCTCCGCCGACCGGCGAACGCTGATGGGCGAGACCTTCGGTCAGCTCGCCGAGTCCGGCCCGCTGCTGCTCGCTGTGGGCGCGGCGGCCCTGGCCGGGTTGGTCAGCTTCCTCTCCCCGTGCGTGCTGCCGCTGATGCCGGGCTACCTGTCGTATGTCACCGGCCTGGCCGGCGTGGACCTTGAGGGCCGCCGCCCGCCGGCCACGACAGCCGCCGACCCGGTCCCGTCCGCCGACCCGGTCCCGTCCGTCGCCGCCCCGGCCGGGGTGGCGGTGCGCGAGCGGACCACGACGGCCGTGGTCGCCGTCAAGGGGCGGGTGCTCGCGGGGACGCTGCTGTTCGTTGCCGGGCTCACCGCCGTCTTCACCGCCACCGCCATCCTGTTCACCAGCGTCGGCCGGGTCTTCTTCGAGTACGAGCGCACGCTGGAGATCGTCATCGGGGCGCTGGTGGTGCTGCTCGGGCTCGGCTATGTCGGGGTGCTGCCCGGACTGCAACGCGAGTTGCGGATCAACCGGCTGCCGGCCGCCGGCCTGGCCGGTGCACCCGTCCTCGGGGCGGTGTTCGCGCTCAGTTGGGTGCCGTGCACCGGCCCGACGCTCGCCGCGGTGCTGGGCATGGCCGCCACCAGCGGGCAGACGGATCGGGCGGTCACGCTGGCCGTGGCGTACTGCCTCGGGCTGGGGGTACCGTTCGTCGTCTTCGGGCTGGCCTTCGAGCGCCTGCTCGGGGTCTTCCGCGCCGTGCGGCGGCACAGCCGCTGGGTCACCCGCGTCGGCGGGGTGCTGCTGGTCATGATCGGACTGGCGTTGGTCACCGGCGGGTGGACCAGCGTCGTGATCTGGTTGCAGACCACCATCGGGGTGGGTGAGGTGAGCATCTGATGACGGTCGTGGACGACCGGCCGCAGACCCCGGCCGAGGCGCCCCGGCGCCGGCCCAACCCGCTGCTGGCCCTGCTGCGCAACTCGTGGCGGCAGCTCACCAGCATGCGTACCGCCCTGATCCTGCTGTTCCTGCTCGCGGTCGCCGCGATCCCCGGTTCGGTGCTGCCGCAGCGCGGGGTCAACCCGGAGGACGTCCGCGACTACTTCGCGGCGAACCCCGACCTGGCCCCCGTCCTGGACCGCCTCGGCGCGTTCGAGGCGTTCGGCTCGGTCTGGTTCTCCGCCATCTACCTGCTGCTGTTCACCTCGCTGATCGGCTGCATCACCCCCCGGCTGCGCGATCACGTGCGGGCGTTGCGGTCGAAGCCGCCGGCCGCGCCGAGGCGGCTGGACCGGCTGCCCCAGCACACGGTGTTCGCCGCCCCGGCGGGTGGCGTGCCGGCGCTGGTCGGGGCGCTGCGGGCACGGCGCTGGCGCGTCGTGGTGCGCGGCGACGAGGTCTCCGCCGAGAAGGGCTACCTCAAGGAGACCGGCAACCTGCTGTTCCACGCTTCGCTGGTGGTCGTGCTGGTCGGGGTGGCGTTGGGATCCTGGTACGGCTGGAGCGGCAACCGGCTGCTCGTCGCCGGTGAGGACAACGCGTTCTGCAACACCCGCCAGCAGTACGCGGAGTCGAAGCTGGGCCCGCGCGTCGGCAGCGCCGACCTGCCCCCATTCTGCGTGCGGCTCGACGACTTCGAGGCCCGGTTCCTGGAGTCGGGCCAGGCGGAGTTCTTCAACGCCGAGGTGACCGTCGACGAGGCCGGCGGCACGCCACGGACCGCCGACTTCTCGGTCAACTCGCCGCTGCGGCTCGACGGCGCGAACGTCTACCTGCTCGGTCACGGGTACGCGCCGGTGCTGCGCTACACCGACCGGTACGGCCGCACCCAGACCAGCACCACCCCGTTCCTGAGCACCGGCGACGTCGGGCTGACCGGGGAGGGACTGGCCGCCTACCCCGACGTCAACGTCGACCCGGCCACCGGCGAGCGGAACCCCGATCTCCAGATGGCCTTCACGGGCCTCTACCTGCCCACCGCCCCGGAGGAGGGGCCGTTCACCCGGTCCGAGCACCCCACGGAGCGCAACCCGGCCGTGAACCTGGTCGCCTACCGGGGCAACCTCGGCCTGGACGCCGGCATCCCCGGCTCGGTCTACGAGCTGGATCAGCGGCAGGTGCGCGAAGGCAAGGTCACCGAGGTCGGCACGAAGCTGCTCAGGCCCGGCGAAACGTGGACGCTGGACGACGGCACGACGCTGGAGTTCCTGGGAACCGAGCCGTACATCGTGCTGTCGGTGCGCCACGATCCCGGGGCGACGCTGCTGCTGGTGGCCTCCGTCACGCTGCTGACGGGCCTGATGGGGTCGCTGTTCGGCCGGCGCCGCCGGGTCTTCCTCCGCGTGCTGCCCCCTGGTGGGGGTGTCGCCGACCCCACAGGTGGATCTCCGACGGGCGGTAGTAGCTTGGTCGAGGCCGGTGGCCTGCCGCGCACCGACCAACCCGGGTTCGCCGACGAGTTCGCCCAGCTCGTGTCCGCGCTCAGCGGCGACGGGCGGGACGGCGACGAACGCGACGCCGGTGACCGGGCCGGCGCGCGAGAAGGAGCCGACTGATGTCCGCACTGTCCGACCTGCTGGTCACGTTCGCGACCCTGGCGTACCTGATCGGGATGATCAGCCACGCCGTCGAGTACGCGCTCGGCAACGCCCGCGCGCGGGCCGCCACCGCGACGC
Protein-coding regions in this window:
- the resB gene encoding cytochrome c biogenesis protein ResB; translated protein: MTVVDDRPQTPAEAPRRRPNPLLALLRNSWRQLTSMRTALILLFLLAVAAIPGSVLPQRGVNPEDVRDYFAANPDLAPVLDRLGAFEAFGSVWFSAIYLLLFTSLIGCITPRLRDHVRALRSKPPAAPRRLDRLPQHTVFAAPAGGVPALVGALRARRWRVVVRGDEVSAEKGYLKETGNLLFHASLVVVLVGVALGSWYGWSGNRLLVAGEDNAFCNTRQQYAESKLGPRVGSADLPPFCVRLDDFEARFLESGQAEFFNAEVTVDEAGGTPRTADFSVNSPLRLDGANVYLLGHGYAPVLRYTDRYGRTQTSTTPFLSTGDVGLTGEGLAAYPDVNVDPATGERNPDLQMAFTGLYLPTAPEEGPFTRSEHPTERNPAVNLVAYRGNLGLDAGIPGSVYELDQRQVREGKVTEVGTKLLRPGETWTLDDGTTLEFLGTEPYIVLSVRHDPGATLLLVASVTLLTGLMGSLFGRRRRVFLRVLPPGGGVADPTGGSPTGGSSLVEAGGLPRTDQPGFADEFAQLVSALSGDGRDGDERDAGDRAGAREGAD
- a CDS encoding histidine phosphatase family protein; the protein is MSDTVVHVLRHGEVHNPDSILYGRLPGFRLSELGVQMAKAAAQGLAEREVVHVVASPLERAQQTAEPIAAQFGLPVGEDERLIESANWFEGKKVSPGDGSFRDPRNWWVLRDPVTPSWGEAYRAIAERMFAALHAARIAAEGREAVLVSHQLPIWTLRRYVERKRLWHDPRKRQCGLASLTSFHFDGAKVVGIGYSEPAAHLIAMSPTARTAKGA
- a CDS encoding cytochrome c biogenesis CcdA family protein, coding for MGETFGQLAESGPLLLAVGAAALAGLVSFLSPCVLPLMPGYLSYVTGLAGVDLEGRRPPATTAADPVPSADPVPSVAAPAGVAVRERTTTAVVAVKGRVLAGTLLFVAGLTAVFTATAILFTSVGRVFFEYERTLEIVIGALVVLLGLGYVGVLPGLQRELRINRLPAAGLAGAPVLGAVFALSWVPCTGPTLAAVLGMAATSGQTDRAVTLAVAYCLGLGVPFVVFGLAFERLLGVFRAVRRHSRWVTRVGGVLLVMIGLALVTGGWTSVVIWLQTTIGVGEVSI
- a CDS encoding TlpA family protein disulfide reductase; protein product: MDARRWTAGLLAAVTATVALTACSSDGEAGCASEAGMVQCAPDERGDAPTIAGELLTGGRYDVAAQRGQVVVVNFWGSWCAPCRAEADDLEATYQATRGSGVTFLGINVQDSRDKAIAFEEGRVTYPSIFDPASRLALALDIPPNSIPATVVLDRDGRIATVIRAAVTRDDLQPIVERVAAESAPPTGER